The DNA sequence GCGGGGATCCTGCGCGTGAGGGTCGGACCGGCAGGCGGTGCCGTATATCAGCCCTCGCGGTCAATGGGAATACGGCGCCGGCGCCCTTCCTTTTTCGGGAGGCGAAGCTGCAAAACCCCGTGGCGGAAGGACGCGGTGGCGCGTTCGGGATCCACGTCTTCGGGGAGCGCCACGGTGCGCATGAACGACCCGAAGCGGCGCTCCTGCCGGTAGACGCCGGCCTCCTGGCGCTCCTCGGTGCGGCGCACCTGTCCCCGGATGCGGAGGTGGTGGTCGGTCACCTCGACCTCCACGTCGTCCGGTTGGACGCCCGGGAGGTCCGCCTCAATCACCACCTCGTCGCCCCGGTCGTACAGGTCCAGAGCGGGGTAGGAGGCTGCGCCAAAGGCGCGGGCGCCATGTTCCCAGAGGCGGCGGACCGGGTCGATCCAGACCCTTCCCCAGTCGAGCGGGGCAGGGGCCCCCCAG is a window from the Bacillota bacterium genome containing:
- a CDS encoding Hsp20/alpha crystallin family protein, which translates into the protein WGAPAPLDWGRVWIDPVRRLWEHGARAFGAASYPALDLYDRGDEVVIEADLPGVQPDDVEVEVTDHHLRIRGQVRRTEERQEAGVYRQERRFGSFMRTVALPEDVDPERATASFRHGVLQLRLPKKEGRRRRIPIDREG